The Haloterrigena turkmenica DSM 5511 genome includes the window GAATCGTCACCCGAATCCGCTACCCAATAACGCTCCATGGCCGACGATTCCTCGCGCAAGCGCAAGGTCAGAGGTCGAAAGATCACGACCGACCGCTCCAAGAAGGAGGGACGGCGTGCGAAGAAAGAGCTGGCCCGCAAGTCGTCGAAAGCGGGGAAGCGAAACGGCGACAGTTCCCTCTCCGCCCCCGAAGACGTCGCTCCCGAGCCGTTCGTCGAGACCGACGCCGTCGCCTCGCTGCGCGACAGGATCAACGGCTGGCTCGAGGCGGAGAAGCCGGTCCACCTGATCGGTCCGACGGGCTGCGGGAAAACGGCGCTTGCGCTGTCGGCCGCCGCCGAACGCGGCCGACCGGTCGTGTGGATCAACGGTGACGAGTCCGTCGACACGGCCGCGCTCGTCGGCGCGAACGCCGGCGGGGAACGATACAAGGAGAGCGATCGTTTCGTTAGCGGCGTGAGCAAACAGACGGAGATCGTCCGCGAGCGGTGGGTCGACAACCCGCTCTCGGTGGCCGTCCAGGAGGGCGCGACGCTCGTCTACAACGAGTTCTCGCGCAGCGATCCCTCGGCGCACAACGTCTTGCTCTCGGTGTTCGAGGAGGGCGTCCTCGAGCGACCGGGCAAGCGCGGCGAGGACCGGACGATCGACGTCCACCCCGAGTTCCGGGCGATCTTCACGTCGAACGACGTCGAGTACGCGGGCGTCCATCGACAGCAGGACGCGCTGCTCGACCGCTTCGTCGGCGTCCACATCGACTACTACGACGCGGAGACCGAACGGGAAATCGTCAAGTCCCACGTCGACCTCTCCGAGGAAGACGTCGAGGCCATCGTCTCGAAGACCCGGGCGCTGCGCGACGAACTCGACCTCGTCGTCGGCACGCGGGCTGCGATCACGGCCGCGAAGGGGCTGGCGGTCTTCGACGGCCAGCGAAACGGTGACGGCGACGGCGAGGCCGGCGAGTTCGACGACGAGTTGTTGACCGACGTCTTCATGGACGTGCTCGCCCCGAAGATCGCCGGCGAGGGTCCCGATGACGTCTCGCAGCTCCGGACGCAGATCGCCGAGTCCGTCTGACTCGGCACCCGTCTCCGCGGGAGAACGACGATACGCAGAGCACGGAGATCCAGACACGGACGAATACACACGAACGGTTCAGCACACGCCAATGGCCGAAGCCGATACCCAGCAATCAGCGGAAGCGGAGCAAGCGCAGGATCAGTGTCGGGCGCTGACCGAGGACGGCGAGCGCTGTTCGCGGCCGGCCCAGGAGGACGGCTTCTGCTATCAGCACGACGAGAGTGATCCAACAGTGAGCGACAGTCAAGCAGTCGAAGACGAACAGGACGAAGCGGCACAGGACGACGAACGGGAGTCGCAGGCCCAGAGCCGAGAGTTGGGCACGGCCGACATGACCGGCGAGGAGAAGACCGATCCCGACGAGGTAGACGCCGACGTCGACACCGACCACGACGAGATCGCGGGCGTCCTCGCGGTTCGCCGGACCGTCCAGTCGACCGCCGGCGAGCTCATCGGCCGGGAGTTCGACGCCGTCAGCGAGATCTCGCCGACCGACGACGGCTGGCGCGCGGTCGTCGAAGTCGTCGAGCGCCGGGCCGTCCCCGACACGCAGGACATCGTCGGTCGCTACGAGATCGAACTCGACGAGAGCGCGACCGTCCACGGCTACCGTCGTCTCGACCGCTACCGGCGCGGCGACACGACATCGTTCGAGTAACGGATCACCGCGTCGAAGCCGTCTGACGCTGGCCCGGTTCGCCGGGCACCGAGAGCCGCTGCTGTCGCGAATCCGTTGGTCGAAACCTCGAAGTCCCGTGCGCCCGTCGGTTCGACCGACGATCCGTGTCTGACCCTCTCGTTC containing:
- the gvpN gene encoding gas vesicle protein GvpN, with the protein product MADDSSRKRKVRGRKITTDRSKKEGRRAKKELARKSSKAGKRNGDSSLSAPEDVAPEPFVETDAVASLRDRINGWLEAEKPVHLIGPTGCGKTALALSAAAERGRPVVWINGDESVDTAALVGANAGGERYKESDRFVSGVSKQTEIVRERWVDNPLSVAVQEGATLVYNEFSRSDPSAHNVLLSVFEEGVLERPGKRGEDRTIDVHPEFRAIFTSNDVEYAGVHRQQDALLDRFVGVHIDYYDAETEREIVKSHVDLSEEDVEAIVSKTRALRDELDLVVGTRAAITAAKGLAVFDGQRNGDGDGEAGEFDDELLTDVFMDVLAPKIAGEGPDDVSQLRTQIAESV
- the gvpO gene encoding gas vesicle protein GvpO, halophile-type; amino-acid sequence: MAEADTQQSAEAEQAQDQCRALTEDGERCSRPAQEDGFCYQHDESDPTVSDSQAVEDEQDEAAQDDERESQAQSRELGTADMTGEEKTDPDEVDADVDTDHDEIAGVLAVRRTVQSTAGELIGREFDAVSEISPTDDGWRAVVEVVERRAVPDTQDIVGRYEIELDESATVHGYRRLDRYRRGDTTSFE